CCAGCTCGGCCCCATTGTAGCCGGAGAACACATGGTGATTCAGCCGATCGTCGATAATCGAGCACGAGTGGCGCGTCCGACCCAAGGCCAAAGTCTCCGATTGCGACCGCCAAGGTATGATCAATTCCCAATGGTGCGGCATGTTCGGAAAGCCAAAACCTATCGCCGCCATTAATGAGCATCTGAATCGTGCATTGCGGCAAAGGATAGAAGTAAACCGTGCGTTCACCTGGCGCCCAATCGCGAATAGACTCTGGAGCGAGAATTGGATTCAGGTTCTGCGATTCCAGGTTCCCGCGTTCTGAAGGCCAGATTCCGTTAGCCGCCAAACGCAACATGAATTCCGGTACGACTAAGCGGCCATCGATCATGCGCATTTGTTGCTCCGCGAACGACAATCTCACCCGCCGCCGGGGCGGAGTGAGCTGTGAACTCCAGAAAGCCTACATGCCCCGCCGGTCAGGGTCAGCGACTGGTTCGGCGTGCCTTATTGTACTCGGCGAGATCGACCGCCATGGGGAAGTACTGCCGGAAGCTCTCGCCGATGGACCTGTCCCGGCACAGTAGCAACGTGCTGGTCGAGTCCCAGCACACGATCTCGACCTCGGCCAGCGGGTGCTGGATGCGCGGCTCGTCCACCCAAAAGCCCGCGTTGCCGTCCGCGTAGGGCACGACCGCTAGCCGGCACAGGTCGAGCGACACGTCCGGCGGGAATCCGGACAGGACCGCCCACACGAACTGCATGTCGTGCTCGGCGACCAGCCGCGTCAGCTCCTCGCCCGTCCGCCAGTGCGGCTCGCTGCCAATGAAGGGCGGCTGCTCATCATCCTCGTGAACGCCGAGCCAGCCGTACTCCAAGTCCGTGATGAGCCAATTGAAGTCCCGCTGACGGTCACCGATGGCTCGGAACACGAGCCGCAGGTCGGTGAAGTACGGCATCTCGCAGCGGCCTTCGAGAAGTGTCTCCACCGCTGAAGCCCTCCCTCGCCTAACGACCAAGGTAACCCGGCGGCGGCCAAGAACCTTTGATTTCAAAACCCACCCGAACCGCCGCTCGGGTTGATCGCCTTGTTCGGAAGCTTTTGTCAGCCGCATGTTCTTAAAACGGACGGCCTTTCTTGAATGGGAACTGGGGCCAAGGAATGAGTGGCTGTCCAATGGACTGCGATTCCCACTGTGCATTGATATATTGTAATGGAGAGTCGGCAATTTGACGCCAGGTGACGGACGGAAACATTGTGATTGCCCAATGATCGCAGTCCCATGAAATGTACAGATCAGAGTCAGGAATCCATGACAGAATGTGCTCTGGAGTGTAGCCGTCACAACTCTCTACCAGATTGACGACTGGAACCGCGTAATAGCCTTCAATACCTTTGTTCGGATCGGACGCAACGTCGTGCAATGATTGCCCATCAACCCACACTTCGCCCAATTCGTGTTTGCCAAGCGGCAACAAGATAACTTGGCCACATTCACATTCGTGAACTGCATACTCAAGTTGACGCTTTGCGCTGAGGAAGTCGGTTAGATCGTCTGGGAGTGTAATCATGCCCTGTCCTTTGTCCGCTTCCGAACATTTGAGTTTAGGGGGGGCCGCACGCCATTGCCAGGTTCATGCGCAGTCCGTCACGGTGTCCCCTTCAACGAATTGTTAGCCACCGTACGCCTCCACCCACCTAGCTTCTCCGTGAGTAGTGACGCTTAGGCCGGTGGCCGTAATTTGAAGATTCTGGCCTGTTTCAAAATTCAGCTCAGCCACTACCTGACCATATGCATTGAGCGGTACTGGCAGCAAACCAACCAACTCGCCTTGAATTGACACACGCCCATCCCAGAGCCGACCCTCAAGACCTGACTGAAGCTGTGTCTGGGTGCCCGAGAACGTGAGTGTGGCGGCCTGCAGGTAGCCATTCCCAGCAGTTACCCCAGGCTCACCCTCAGACTCGTGAATGTAGGCCTCTGAAAGCTCGACCACGAGGCAACTTTCCTTGACGTGCACAGAAGCTACGGTTGAGTCGTGGAATTCGAGGGCACGCTTCATAGGTGGCTAACGGATAAAGTTCACCCGCCGCCAGATTCACTCTCGGCCACGCTAGACGTTACGGCGGTCATGTGCAGCGACTTGTTAGGCGGTTTTAGCTCAGGACAGTTACTATGCAGTGAACAGGCTTTCCGTGACGTACGATCACATACCCTGCACGCATCGCGAGCGTCCAGGGATTGATCAAGAACGGCCAAATCATATCCCCTGGCTGTATCGTGTCGCGAATGCGATGCCATTCGGGCGAATCAGGCAACTCTTGATCAACATCTTCCGTGCCGAGTGAGCGACCAAACCAGCGGAAACTCGGCGGGGCATGACGCAAGGCTTCCCACCAAAGCTGTTGCTCATCGCCGCGGAGTGTGACGTACCAAGTTCCACGGCGGACAAGGAACCAATAGAGCCAGCGTAGAACGCCAAGGCGATACCACACGCTTCGCTCGCAACGAACTACTGCCGCTGCCACCACGGATACCTTTGAACGCCTAACGCCAAGGTAACTGGGAGGCGGAGAACGACTTTCCATTTCAAAACCGCTTGGCCCGCGGCTCCGTGTGCAACCGATTGTTGTCCGGCTTATCACATCAGTACGAAGCATCCGTCAAGCTGCTTCATTATAGTCGAGCGTGCAATAAGGCCTACCGTAAGGGATATCTTCTCCATCGGCATTGAAATTTGCGACGATTATACCACCCTTGATTTCGTCACCTGGCGTCAGTTTCGGTTGAGTCGATAGAAATCCAGGGCCCGTCAGGCGCAGTGTGCATCCGCCACGCGAGTCACGTGCTATCGCAAATGGCGTACCGGCATCGACATATCGGTCCCATGCATCATCTATCCACGCAACGAATACCAGCGAGTGTTCGCGGAGTTGCTCAGGAAAGATCGTCGCTTTACAGGAAAATGGCATCGGAAACTTGGATGAGCTTGAATCGGATAACGAAAAAGATCACCTGCCGAGGTGGCGGGTGTGACATTGAACTCGAAACGATTCTAGTCGCCTCCACGGTCAGCTGGAGCGGCTTATTCGGCCGCTGTGCTACAGGGGAGGTCGAACATGCGCACCGATCCGTCTTTGCTCTGCACCCGAATTGCCCCTTCCAGGACCCATCGAGCAAACTTAGCGTCGTTCTCGGGAAGGACAAACTCCGCCAGCTTCGGCATGGGCAGATTTAGCGGTTCATGGAAATCGTACACCGTCACTTGATGCGGACAGGCCCAATAGCATCCGATGATCGCCACCTTCGTCCGATCCGGTGACGGATGGAACTCAGTCCAGATGAACGGGTCATCAGGCGATGAGAACCCAGCCGTAAGCCCATCCGTTAGGTCGACGACCGTTTGTCCCTCTAAGTCCTCCGAGAAAAGTAGGTAGTCGTGCCGGCCCGAGATACCCAAGCGTAGAAGCAGCGGCTGTCATTCCGCTTGATACTCGCCACCTCATGCTCATCGTCGATGCGACTGACAACCACGACGGCGAAGTCCGCGCCGTGCTCGTCTTCGTATTCTGCTATCTCAAGCCGGTATCGACCGCACGGCGACAACTCGGTGACCGGTTGGGCTGGGGATAGCCGTGCTGATGCCAGCGCACGCACAGTCGCCTCACGGACTTTCTGTATTTCGTTCTTCACCGCTGTTGCACCCGCGCGAGGCTTCCTGTCTTAAGGCCGAACGACTAAATTCACCCGCCACGCCAATCAGTTTGCCACACCTGACCGACGTGGCCGTGGTCGGGTGCAATGGCTTGTTATGCCCAGCCGTAGAGGACAGTTCGCATCGCAAACATGCCGGCCAGACAGATGCCGTACCAAGCGATCGAATGCATTAGCAACTTCCCAACGCCCCGCCAGCCGCGACTCCACACAATGTAGCCAGGCACTACAATCCCGGCCAAGATGAAAAACCAAAACCGAGCAAGGAGCGGAATGGGATGGCTACGCGCAATGGAGTCAGCCACCGCCCATATACACATGACCGTGCACATGGCAAGCGGCACGAGGATTTCGAGCACCGACGCCGCGGGATAATAGGCGCACCGAATCCCCCAAACAACCGCGAGCACGTAGAAGCAGCCGAGGAGCCACCAGTGCAGTTTCGACCGCTGCGGAGGGCCGGTCTTCGCAGGCGTTTCGGGCAGCGGATTCAATCAACCTCCGAGGCATAACGCTTGCAATCACCCGGTTGGCGCGAGTGACGTGGTAA
This window of the Pirellula staleyi DSM 6068 genome carries:
- a CDS encoding SMI1/KNR4 family protein — its product is MRMIDGRLVVPEFMLRLAANGIWPSERGNLESQNLNPILAPESIRDWAPGERTVYFYPLPQCTIQMLINGGDRFWLSEHAAPLGIDHTLAVAIGDFGLGSDAPLVLDYRRSAESPCVLRLQWGRAGNQWIKVADSFEEFVAITGLASAIPRFREQSGQPER